From Thermotoga sp. Ku-13t, the proteins below share one genomic window:
- a CDS encoding oligopeptide/dipeptide ABC transporter ATP-binding protein — MSLLSVHNLKKYYSSGLVKKRHLIKALDGVSFDVKLGEVFGVIGESGCGKTTLGLVLSRLEKETDGEISFRGIKLSGKSKLDPDLRRQIQIIFQNPYESFDPRLSIEQSLILPMKINRICNSHSEGRERILAYMREAGFEPPESFLNRYSHELSGGQLQRISIVRAMLLRPSFLVADECVSMLDLSVRASVLNLLLDLVEREKTAVLFITHDLSLAAHVCDRIMVLYLGKVMELSTAKCIKESPLHPYTRVLMSYSPSIFRKKEKISIKRLQMEIVDGSGCAFVSRCPFSFEKCIHQVPDLFEIEPGHLVACWLYENQ; from the coding sequence ATGAGCTTGCTCAGCGTTCATAACCTGAAGAAATATTATTCGTCCGGCTTGGTCAAGAAGAGACATCTCATTAAGGCCCTCGATGGGGTTTCCTTCGATGTAAAGCTTGGAGAGGTCTTCGGTGTGATAGGAGAAAGTGGTTGTGGGAAGACCACGCTTGGATTGGTTTTGAGCAGGCTGGAGAAAGAGACCGATGGAGAAATATCGTTCAGAGGTATAAAATTGAGCGGCAAATCGAAGCTTGATCCGGATTTGAGAAGGCAGATCCAAATCATATTCCAGAATCCTTACGAGTCGTTCGATCCGAGGCTGAGCATTGAACAATCATTGATTCTGCCTATGAAGATAAACCGCATCTGCAATAGCCATTCGGAGGGGAGAGAGAGAATTTTGGCGTACATGAGGGAGGCTGGTTTTGAACCACCAGAATCTTTCTTGAACCGCTATTCCCACGAACTGTCTGGCGGACAATTGCAGAGGATCTCCATCGTACGTGCGATGCTTTTGAGGCCAAGTTTCTTAGTGGCTGACGAATGCGTGTCCATGCTCGATCTGTCAGTCAGAGCCAGCGTTCTGAATCTGTTGCTCGATCTGGTGGAAAGAGAAAAAACTGCGGTTCTGTTCATCACACATGACCTTTCACTCGCAGCACACGTCTGTGATCGCATCATGGTTTTGTATCTTGGGAAAGTTATGGAACTATCAACAGCAAAATGCATTAAGGAGTCCCCTCTGCATCCTTACACGCGAGTTTTGATGAGTTATTCTCCTTCAATATTTAGGAAGAAAGAAAAAATTAGTATAAAAAGACTGCAAATGGAAATAGTCGACGGATCAGGTTGTGCCTTTGTTTCGAGATGTCCTTTCAGTTTTGAAAAGTGTATCCATCAAGTGCCTGACTTGTTCGAAATCGAACCTGGTCATCTGGTTGCGTGCTGGCTCTACGAGAATCAATGA
- a CDS encoding ABC transporter ATP-binding protein produces the protein MKKNVALSVKDLSVHYRIGGKTIYAVDHVSFDVEEGKFVGIVGESGSGKSTLAHAVMRLLPSNAIVTGGKIELLSYDVLSLSEEEIRKIRWKEFSMVFQKSLNALSPVHKVGEQLADAMKIHNPHLSEDEITERLRQLLNMVNLPERVLKMYPHQLSGGMMQRVMIVLALLNQPKFIILDEATTALDVVTQGQIIEEVKSLIRKLSLTGLVISHDLGVVSELCDEVVVMYAGRLVEIAKTEQILHEPMHPYTHGLVRSLPDFAHENKKLYGIPGNLPDLSQPVQCCVFAPRCPIATEECFRIAPKLEKIGDRKVSCLKVGVRV, from the coding sequence GTGAAGAAAAACGTAGCTCTCAGTGTGAAGGACCTCAGCGTGCATTACAGGATCGGCGGAAAAACAATATACGCAGTCGATCATGTGAGCTTCGACGTTGAAGAAGGAAAATTCGTTGGAATTGTCGGGGAATCAGGTTCTGGAAAAAGCACACTCGCCCATGCCGTTATGCGTTTGTTGCCTTCCAATGCAATTGTGACGGGCGGGAAAATAGAACTGCTAAGCTATGACGTACTCTCCTTATCTGAAGAAGAGATAAGGAAAATCCGGTGGAAAGAATTTTCTATGGTTTTTCAAAAGTCCTTGAACGCTCTGAGTCCGGTGCACAAAGTGGGAGAGCAGCTCGCTGATGCTATGAAAATTCACAATCCTCATCTTTCGGAAGATGAAATTACTGAAAGGTTGAGACAACTCCTGAACATGGTGAACCTCCCGGAGCGAGTTTTGAAAATGTATCCACACCAACTTTCTGGGGGAATGATGCAGAGGGTAATGATAGTTCTGGCGCTACTGAATCAACCTAAATTCATCATCCTCGATGAAGCAACAACTGCACTCGATGTGGTGACTCAGGGACAAATCATCGAAGAAGTCAAGTCTTTGATCAGAAAGCTTTCGCTGACAGGTTTAGTGATCTCACACGATCTCGGTGTCGTGTCTGAACTGTGTGACGAAGTCGTTGTGATGTACGCAGGCAGGTTGGTCGAGATCGCGAAAACGGAGCAAATACTTCACGAACCGATGCATCCGTACACACATGGATTGGTGAGGTCCCTGCCGGATTTTGCGCACGAAAACAAAAAGCTTTACGGCATACCTGGAAACCTGCCAGATCTTTCACAGCCTGTTCAGTGTTGTGTGTTTGCACCAAGATGTCCAATTGCGACAGAAGAATGTTTCAGAATAGCTCCAAAACTGGAAAAAATCGGCGATCGCAAGGTCAGCTGCTTGAAAGTGGGGGTTCGTGTATGA
- a CDS encoding ABC transporter permease: MRLRIDFVRRYLSSRYGLAGLIMFLVILTMALFAPVIAPYRPTDISYDVLMPPSKSHPFGTDHLGRDVFSRVVYGARVSITVGFVAAGLSALIGIIVGALSGYIGGIFDEVLSKIIDSFLMFPVFFLILIIVAVFGRNLIYIMLVIGVTTWPSNARIMRAQTMSLKEKAFIKIARATGESPARIIFTHIIPNGMYPVVANSAMQIGGAILTEAALSFLGLGDPSVVSWGKMINDARSYMFFAWWNIVFPGVFTVITVATFSFIGDGLQRALYPKLSEVRNE; this comes from the coding sequence GTGAGGCTTCGAATTGATTTTGTCAGAAGGTACCTCTCAAGCAGATATGGTCTTGCTGGTTTGATAATGTTTTTAGTAATACTCACCATGGCACTGTTTGCACCGGTGATAGCACCCTACAGACCAACTGATATATCTTATGACGTGCTCATGCCGCCAAGTAAATCACATCCGTTCGGCACAGACCATCTGGGCCGCGACGTCTTTTCACGTGTTGTTTATGGTGCACGGGTTTCGATCACTGTGGGATTCGTAGCAGCAGGTTTATCGGCGTTGATAGGTATCATAGTGGGAGCCCTCTCGGGATACATCGGAGGAATTTTCGATGAAGTTTTGAGTAAAATCATCGATTCCTTCCTGATGTTTCCGGTATTTTTCCTCATACTGATCATAGTCGCAGTTTTCGGCAGGAATCTGATCTACATCATGTTAGTAATAGGTGTAACAACGTGGCCGTCGAATGCGAGAATAATGAGAGCCCAGACCATGAGCTTAAAGGAAAAGGCCTTCATTAAGATAGCAAGAGCTACCGGTGAAAGTCCAGCAAGGATCATCTTTACTCACATCATTCCTAACGGCATGTACCCAGTGGTGGCCAACAGTGCCATGCAGATAGGTGGCGCCATACTCACAGAAGCAGCACTGAGTTTTCTTGGATTGGGAGATCCGAGTGTTGTGAGCTGGGGCAAGATGATCAACGATGCACGAAGCTACATGTTTTTCGCGTGGTGGAATATCGTGTTTCCAGGCGTCTTCACAGTGATAACAGTAGCGACCTTTTCCTTCATCGGCGATGGGCTGCAACGGGCTCTATATCCCAAGCTCAGCGAGGTGAGAAATGAGTGA
- a CDS encoding ABC transporter permease: MKRKYGLDKPLVIQYLRYMANLLRGDLGFSYVYDQSSWKLIGPRILPTLSITITGSVIAFILGTYLAVLASKLRKKFGDLFLSLVSYILYAMPSFWLGLILILVFSSKLRWFPTSGMFDMRASYEGFRRILDYLHHLFLPLLTLVLIQLPVFYRVTRASIIQNLREDYVTILSAVGMPSDRLFKKYVMKNSIIPAITIFGITLGFSITGAALIEIVFAWPGMGRLLLDAVFRRDYQLLLSIYFLMAVFISVAMIVTDIVIAILDPRVRLL, translated from the coding sequence TTGAAGAGAAAGTATGGTCTGGATAAACCGCTCGTGATTCAGTACCTCAGGTATATGGCGAACCTGTTGAGAGGTGATCTGGGGTTCTCTTACGTCTACGATCAATCCTCTTGGAAATTGATAGGGCCAAGAATCCTCCCCACACTTTCGATAACAATTACCGGAAGCGTTATTGCATTCATACTTGGAACTTATCTTGCGGTGCTTGCAAGCAAGTTGAGAAAGAAATTTGGCGATCTCTTTCTTTCTCTGGTTTCCTACATACTTTATGCAATGCCTTCTTTCTGGCTTGGGCTCATTTTGATTCTCGTGTTTTCATCCAAACTGAGGTGGTTTCCCACCTCTGGTATGTTCGATATGAGGGCATCGTACGAAGGATTCAGAAGGATCTTGGATTATTTACACCATCTGTTTCTTCCACTTCTCACGTTGGTGCTGATACAACTCCCGGTTTTTTACAGAGTCACAAGGGCAAGTATAATCCAGAATCTGCGCGAAGACTACGTGACAATTCTGTCGGCCGTTGGCATGCCTAGCGATAGGCTTTTCAAAAAGTATGTGATGAAGAACTCAATAATCCCAGCCATTACGATATTTGGAATCACGCTCGGTTTCTCGATTACCGGTGCGGCACTGATTGAGATCGTCTTTGCCTGGCCGGGTATGGGAAGGCTTTTATTGGACGCCGTATTCAGGAGGGATTATCAGCTGCTGTTGAGTATCTACTTCCTGATGGCTGTATTTATCAGTGTGGCCATGATCGTGACCGACATAGTCATAGCCATTCTGGACCCGAGAGTCAGATTGCTCTGA
- a CDS encoding ABC transporter substrate-binding protein, giving the protein MRKFFVVLLVITAVLFFAQTPKKGGTLVIAYWSDPISFNPCAKIDDAGNGIYPSIFSKLVALDHNYNVIPDLAESWEISEDGLTYTFHLRKGVKWHDGQPFTSADVVWTFTQIKNHPEAPASKHFEKVVSIEAPDDYTVVIKMSDPQAPFLGFLAWYGTFIMPKHIYDTTKDGSPVDWLDNPANQKPVGTGPFKFVEWVKGDHVTLVKNPDYYMGEPYLDKIVFKIIPDENTAFQAFMAGEVDINANVSNAHIPLYQKSPDVVVQQRPAPSRYYMGFNVARRSSPFNDVKVRFATAYALNREEIFSKAIKYGSVSDGFYTPAIPWAYNPDAKAPGYDPKLAEKLLDEAGYPRGKDGYRFEAVLVYFQGQVWADMAAVIKEQLDKVGIKVKLEEYEIAAYIEKVLKAGDFDLTVLNGFQGPDPDNLKLRVGTGGDVNVMGYSNPKVDELLRKGATVSDVKERQKYYFEVQKILSQDLPFYPIGEVVVNYVHKKYVKNMPYELVGKVAINNYAKTWLDR; this is encoded by the coding sequence ATGAGGAAGTTCTTTGTGGTGCTCTTGGTAATAACCGCCGTCCTGTTCTTTGCACAGACACCCAAGAAGGGTGGAACTTTGGTCATTGCCTATTGGTCTGATCCGATATCCTTCAACCCCTGCGCCAAAATCGATGATGCGGGTAACGGAATTTATCCGTCAATATTCAGTAAACTCGTGGCTCTCGATCACAACTACAACGTCATACCTGATCTTGCAGAGAGTTGGGAAATTTCAGAGGATGGTCTGACCTACACGTTCCATCTGAGAAAAGGTGTCAAATGGCACGATGGGCAGCCGTTCACTTCGGCTGATGTCGTGTGGACGTTCACGCAGATCAAGAATCATCCAGAAGCTCCTGCTTCCAAACACTTTGAAAAAGTCGTGTCTATCGAGGCGCCCGATGATTACACAGTGGTCATCAAAATGTCTGATCCTCAGGCACCGTTCTTGGGGTTCCTGGCTTGGTATGGAACCTTCATCATGCCAAAGCACATCTACGATACTACGAAAGACGGTAGTCCTGTGGACTGGCTGGACAATCCTGCCAACCAGAAGCCTGTCGGCACAGGTCCGTTCAAGTTCGTGGAATGGGTAAAGGGAGATCACGTTACACTCGTTAAGAACCCAGATTACTACATGGGTGAGCCATACCTTGACAAGATCGTGTTCAAAATCATACCTGACGAGAACACGGCTTTCCAGGCCTTCATGGCAGGAGAAGTGGATATCAACGCAAACGTCAGCAACGCTCATATTCCTCTGTATCAGAAATCGCCCGATGTAGTGGTTCAACAACGTCCGGCGCCGAGCAGGTACTACATGGGATTCAATGTGGCACGGAGGTCTTCGCCGTTTAACGACGTCAAAGTGAGGTTTGCAACGGCTTACGCACTCAATCGGGAAGAAATATTCAGCAAGGCGATCAAATACGGTTCGGTAAGCGATGGTTTTTATACACCTGCAATTCCATGGGCGTACAATCCCGACGCCAAGGCTCCTGGATATGATCCAAAGTTGGCAGAAAAACTTCTGGATGAAGCAGGCTATCCCCGTGGCAAGGATGGTTACAGGTTCGAAGCTGTTCTTGTGTATTTCCAAGGCCAGGTCTGGGCCGACATGGCGGCTGTGATCAAAGAGCAGCTGGATAAAGTCGGTATAAAGGTGAAGCTCGAAGAGTACGAAATTGCTGCGTACATCGAAAAGGTTCTAAAAGCGGGGGACTTTGATTTGACGGTTCTCAATGGTTTCCAAGGTCCTGATCCAGACAATTTGAAGCTCAGGGTTGGAACTGGTGGAGACGTCAACGTGATGGGTTATTCCAACCCGAAAGTGGACGAATTGCTGAGAAAAGGAGCCACGGTTTCGGACGTGAAAGAGAGACAGAAATATTACTTCGAGGTTCAGAAAATACTCTCGCAGGATCTACCTTTCTATCCCATTGGAGAAGTTGTTGTGAACTACGTGCACAAAAAATACGTTAAGAACATGCCTTATGAGCTGGTTGGAAAAGTCGCTATAAATAACTACGCGAAGACCTGGTTGGATAGATAA
- a CDS encoding amidohydrolase — protein sequence MIVIKGGTIWTGAETIENAVVSIEGSKIVAVGQDLEVPSESEVIDACGKFITPGLIDSHSHIGLIPEGLDWEYSDVNDFYGPITPQMRAIDALDTRDPAFFDALNGGVTTVYTGPGSANVIGGIGLVMKTTGRIMKEEAALKVALGPKRSREWKSREPYPSTRMGTVALLRQVLEETKLWMEDPLKVDQNKKQICEIVARAIRRELPVKIHLSYSPDEIQAAIRLIGEYNLDASIEHVFGGHLLADQISKSGVPVVYGPLMFSRLYPGFRYMSDETPVVLAKHGVLVALMTDHPVIPQKHLRLLAFVAVRNGASYEEALKMITVNPAKILKIDNAVGTIEPGKDADIVIWSNHPLKPGSYPVYVIVDGKVVLKNS from the coding sequence TTGATCGTTATAAAAGGTGGAACTATCTGGACTGGTGCTGAAACGATTGAAAATGCTGTTGTCTCTATAGAAGGAAGCAAGATTGTTGCCGTTGGTCAAGACCTTGAAGTTCCCAGCGAAAGTGAAGTGATCGATGCGTGTGGGAAATTCATAACACCCGGTTTGATAGATTCACACAGTCACATAGGTTTGATTCCAGAAGGCCTGGATTGGGAATACAGCGACGTCAACGATTTTTACGGTCCTATCACTCCTCAGATGCGCGCTATCGATGCCTTAGATACGAGGGATCCTGCGTTTTTTGATGCTCTGAACGGCGGCGTCACAACGGTTTACACGGGACCTGGCAGTGCGAACGTGATCGGTGGCATAGGTTTGGTGATGAAAACCACAGGGCGAATAATGAAAGAAGAAGCGGCACTCAAGGTAGCTTTAGGGCCGAAGAGATCCAGAGAATGGAAATCCAGAGAACCATACCCAAGCACACGGATGGGAACGGTAGCACTTTTGAGGCAAGTTCTGGAAGAGACGAAGCTGTGGATGGAAGATCCCCTCAAGGTGGATCAGAATAAAAAACAGATCTGCGAAATTGTTGCAAGAGCTATTAGGCGTGAACTTCCTGTAAAGATCCATCTTTCCTATTCTCCCGATGAGATACAAGCGGCGATTCGCTTGATCGGGGAGTACAATCTGGACGCGAGCATTGAGCATGTCTTCGGAGGGCACCTTCTTGCTGATCAGATAAGCAAATCAGGCGTTCCTGTCGTGTACGGTCCTCTGATGTTCAGCAGGTTATACCCCGGGTTCAGGTATATGAGCGATGAAACCCCGGTAGTATTGGCGAAACACGGAGTACTGGTAGCCCTCATGACAGATCATCCCGTGATTCCTCAGAAACATCTCAGATTGCTCGCCTTTGTTGCTGTAAGAAATGGGGCATCTTACGAAGAAGCACTCAAAATGATCACAGTGAATCCAGCAAAGATACTGAAGATAGACAACGCGGTGGGAACCATCGAACCGGGAAAGGATGCAGACATAGTCATCTGGAGCAATCATCCATTGAAGCCAGGTTCTTATCCTGTTTACGTGATTGTCGATGGAAAAGTGGTGCTGAAGAATTCCTGA
- a CDS encoding amidohydrolase family protein, which translates to MIVRCRVLFTPFEELRDVDIVIEGGKVTALRSSTATDEEVIRAEYVIPGLIDPHTHMGLYRLEGETGDHGFEVSDPVTPHLSVSDAVDVFDPAFKDAMMAGVTCVGILPGSYMSFGSSVEKITIMPGQGSIYKTNGKLVKRTACIKAAVGEHPKRFLSEQKLVPTTRMGIIAELRAVLSKAKEYMESGSKDKRDPKLEALVPLLKGEIPLRVHVHTVQDIDTVLKLADEFGLKIILDHATEAYALSDSLKDVPIVYGPIVFARRGTELKNLDSANVSKMKNLNFCLTTDHPTIPIQYLDLLSSLTLAHGYSLKEALKLITINAARILDIEDRVGSIEVGKDADLVLLSGEPLLAKTKVLMTIIDGEIVFKAGELG; encoded by the coding sequence ATGATCGTTCGATGCCGTGTTCTGTTCACGCCTTTTGAAGAGCTCAGAGATGTAGACATCGTGATCGAGGGCGGAAAAGTCACAGCCCTTCGTTCATCGACTGCGACCGACGAAGAAGTAATTCGAGCAGAGTACGTGATACCGGGCTTGATCGATCCTCATACACACATGGGACTCTACAGACTCGAAGGTGAAACGGGCGATCATGGTTTCGAAGTAAGTGATCCTGTCACTCCGCACCTGAGCGTTTCTGACGCTGTGGATGTGTTCGATCCTGCTTTTAAAGATGCGATGATGGCTGGAGTTACCTGTGTTGGAATCCTGCCTGGCTCGTACATGTCGTTTGGTTCTTCTGTGGAGAAGATCACAATCATGCCAGGTCAGGGGAGCATTTACAAAACCAACGGTAAATTGGTTAAGAGAACAGCTTGTATCAAGGCAGCTGTGGGGGAACATCCGAAAAGGTTTCTTTCAGAGCAAAAGTTGGTCCCCACAACGAGGATGGGCATCATAGCTGAGTTGAGGGCTGTATTGTCGAAGGCGAAGGAATACATGGAATCTGGCAGTAAGGACAAGAGGGACCCAAAGCTTGAAGCTCTCGTGCCACTCCTGAAAGGAGAAATACCTTTGCGCGTACACGTTCACACTGTGCAGGATATCGATACGGTTCTGAAGCTCGCGGATGAATTTGGACTCAAAATCATTCTTGACCACGCAACAGAGGCGTATGCGTTGTCTGATTCACTGAAAGATGTTCCCATAGTGTACGGTCCCATCGTTTTTGCAAGAAGAGGCACGGAACTGAAGAATCTTGACAGTGCGAATGTTTCCAAAATGAAAAACCTTAACTTCTGCCTGACGACAGACCATCCAACAATACCCATTCAATATCTCGATTTGCTTTCTTCACTCACGTTGGCGCATGGTTACAGCCTGAAAGAGGCTCTGAAACTTATCACTATCAACGCGGCCCGGATTCTAGACATCGAAGATAGGGTTGGTTCGATCGAAGTTGGCAAAGACGCCGATCTTGTCCTTCTTTCAGGTGAACCGTTATTGGCGAAAACGAAGGTTCTGATGACGATCATAGATGGTGAAATCGTGTTCAAGGCGGGTGAGTTGGGTTGA
- a CDS encoding GGDEF domain-containing protein, with protein MFVRLFLTTTLIVVGTILVVILLVGHFHRKYVFEPLFKDTVTFVSSYIDQWQRTVKAFDASYNPIVRDLLNVLASELETYGELSDEQITEILTKRLETLSMQYIERVNWYLISPSSVIERTNYATDLGLDIASVVPRYWAARLEPLKPGQFLIEGLSFEYRTNLPRIYGYRRLSSGWILEIGLALDPVIVADLWESVEELTQNSRYVERISLYGASFAPFGNYPPLDDEEKQCFSKQEAENDFVIQNLKGSRYKIYKNWIPTTQAGIDWSGKSAFFTLRVLMVLDFSETESMKKALIVFLSFAVAAGMILILWLSLGVFRKISEPIKRMLVEIKQFQASPLDESGDHSVETSIKEISKLQESIQDMKKQIRDQLTSLYLANRNLRQDIEKYKLDIFIDPLTRLFNRRFLMQCLEDLQRSASNIVICFLDIDSFKMINDTYGHHVGDIVLKTFVEVLRSEVRKTDLAFRIGGDEFMVLFPELQIQEAQQVVERIEKKLPNIEFEDFPGLRISVSYGFSRWSKDCGISIEEALKEADLEMYRRKKEKYEKTSRIRPN; from the coding sequence GTGTTCGTAAGACTGTTTTTGACAACCACACTCATCGTGGTCGGCACAATTCTGGTTGTGATCCTCCTGGTTGGTCATTTTCACCGCAAATACGTTTTTGAACCGCTTTTTAAAGATACCGTCACCTTCGTCTCTTCTTACATAGATCAGTGGCAGAGAACGGTCAAGGCTTTTGATGCTTCTTACAATCCCATCGTGAGGGACCTTTTGAACGTTCTGGCAAGCGAACTGGAAACTTACGGAGAGCTTTCTGACGAGCAGATAACAGAAATACTGACAAAAAGGCTTGAAACACTGTCGATGCAGTATATCGAACGTGTGAACTGGTATCTGATAAGTCCCAGCAGTGTTATAGAAAGGACAAATTACGCTACAGATCTCGGTTTAGATATTGCGAGTGTTGTTCCGAGATACTGGGCAGCGAGGCTCGAGCCACTGAAGCCAGGACAGTTTCTCATTGAAGGGCTGAGCTTTGAATACAGGACCAATCTCCCGAGGATCTATGGATACAGAAGACTGTCCAGCGGGTGGATACTCGAAATCGGTCTGGCGCTCGATCCAGTCATCGTGGCTGATCTGTGGGAAAGTGTAGAAGAATTGACTCAGAATAGCAGGTACGTAGAGCGGATCTCCCTTTACGGTGCTTCCTTTGCTCCGTTTGGGAATTACCCACCCCTTGATGATGAAGAAAAACAATGCTTCAGCAAACAGGAGGCAGAGAACGATTTTGTGATCCAGAATCTGAAAGGTTCTCGATACAAAATTTACAAGAACTGGATTCCGACAACCCAGGCGGGCATCGACTGGAGCGGTAAGAGCGCCTTTTTCACCTTAAGGGTTCTGATGGTCCTGGATTTTTCCGAAACTGAATCCATGAAGAAAGCATTGATCGTTTTTCTCAGCTTCGCCGTCGCTGCAGGTATGATTCTGATTCTCTGGCTCAGCCTCGGTGTTTTTAGAAAGATCTCAGAACCGATCAAACGTATGCTGGTAGAAATCAAACAGTTCCAAGCTTCGCCGTTGGACGAGAGTGGCGACCATTCTGTCGAAACATCTATCAAAGAAATCTCCAAGTTGCAGGAATCCATTCAAGATATGAAAAAACAGATCAGAGATCAGCTGACATCCCTCTACCTCGCGAATCGCAACTTAAGACAGGATATCGAAAAATACAAACTCGATATATTCATTGATCCGTTGACCCGTCTCTTCAACAGAAGATTTTTGATGCAGTGCCTCGAAGATCTACAAAGAAGCGCCTCGAACATCGTGATATGCTTTCTGGACATCGATTCCTTCAAAATGATCAACGACACCTATGGGCACCACGTGGGCGATATCGTGCTGAAGACGTTCGTTGAAGTGTTGCGCTCGGAGGTGAGAAAAACCGACCTTGCGTTCAGGATCGGAGGAGACGAGTTCATGGTGCTCTTTCCCGAGCTACAAATTCAGGAAGCTCAGCAGGTTGTCGAGAGAATTGAGAAGAAACTTCCAAACATCGAATTCGAAGATTTTCCCGGTCTGAGAATCTCGGTGAGCTATGGTTTTTCACGGTGGTCAAAGGATTGCGGGATAAGCATCGAAGAAGCTCTAAAAGAGGCAGATTTAGAGATGTACAGAAGGAAAAAAGAAAAATATGAAAAGACAAGCAGAATAAGGCCAAACTAA